In one Streptomyces sp. T12 genomic region, the following are encoded:
- the pgsA gene encoding CDP-diacylglycerol--glycerol-3-phosphate 3-phosphatidyltransferase — protein MTGVPASAAGGSSQAGAAGKASAVGSSKAAGSNKASGSKTGGAEAGVPGGAKPARGGKIAAAAVNQASVWNIANLLTMLRLVLVPAFVALMLADGGYDPAWRSLAWAAFAVAMITDLFDGHLARTYNLVTDFGKIADPIADKAIMGAALICLSALGDLPWWVTGIILGRELGITLLRFIVIRYGVIPASRGGKLKTLTQGVAVGMYILALTGWLATLRFWVMAAAVVLTVVTGLDYVRQAIVLRRQGIAEREAALEETEA, from the coding sequence ATGACCGGAGTTCCGGCGTCCGCCGCGGGTGGTTCCTCGCAGGCGGGCGCGGCGGGCAAGGCGAGCGCGGTGGGTTCGTCCAAGGCCGCTGGCTCGAACAAGGCCTCCGGTTCGAAGACCGGCGGCGCCGAAGCCGGTGTCCCGGGCGGTGCGAAGCCCGCGCGCGGTGGGAAGATCGCGGCCGCGGCCGTCAACCAGGCCAGCGTCTGGAACATCGCCAACCTCCTGACCATGCTCCGGCTGGTCCTCGTGCCCGCGTTCGTCGCCCTGATGCTGGCCGACGGCGGATACGACCCGGCGTGGCGCTCGCTCGCCTGGGCGGCCTTCGCCGTCGCCATGATCACCGACCTGTTCGACGGCCATCTGGCCCGGACGTACAACCTCGTCACCGACTTCGGGAAGATCGCCGATCCCATCGCCGACAAAGCGATCATGGGCGCGGCGCTGATCTGTCTGTCCGCACTGGGTGATCTGCCGTGGTGGGTGACGGGCATCATCCTCGGCCGGGAACTCGGAATCACGCTGCTGCGTTTCATCGTCATCCGGTACGGCGTCATCCCCGCGAGCCGCGGCGGCAAGCTCAAGACCCTCACGCAGGGCGTGGCCGTCGGGATGTACATCCTGGCGCTGACGGGGTGGCTGGCCACTCTGAGGTTCTGGGTGATGGCTGCGGCGGTCGTCCTGACCGTGGTGACCGGACTCGACTATGTGAGACAAGCCATTGTGCTGCGCAGGCAGGGAATCGCCGAGCGCGAAGCCGCGTTGGAGGAGACGGAAGCGTGA
- a CDS encoding CinA family protein gives MSSRAADVVRLLTVKGETLAVAESLTGGLVAAEITAVSGASQAFRGSVTAYATELKHRLLDVDATLLEQQGAVNPQVAVQMAAGVRRALGADWGIATTGVAGPETQDGQPVGTVFVAVDGPVGPGSGSAGGGKVEALRLNGDRAEIRMESVRSVLALLLTELASEHTGNERTQDTEQNGGF, from the coding sequence GTGAGTTCCCGGGCCGCCGACGTCGTGCGACTACTCACAGTGAAGGGTGAGACGCTCGCTGTCGCCGAGTCACTGACGGGCGGACTGGTTGCGGCGGAGATTACAGCCGTCTCTGGCGCCTCCCAGGCCTTCCGGGGCTCGGTGACCGCCTACGCCACCGAGCTGAAGCACCGGCTGCTCGACGTCGACGCCACCTTGCTGGAGCAGCAGGGGGCGGTGAATCCGCAGGTTGCGGTACAGATGGCGGCCGGCGTACGAAGGGCCCTGGGAGCCGACTGGGGCATCGCGACGACCGGCGTCGCGGGGCCCGAGACGCAGGACGGACAGCCCGTAGGGACGGTTTTCGTGGCCGTGGACGGCCCCGTCGGCCCTGGTTCCGGTTCTGCCGGTGGCGGAAAAGTGGAGGCCCTGCGGTTGAACGGCGACCGCGCGGAAATTCGTATGGAGAGTGTACGGAGCGTACTCGCGCTGCTCCTGACGGAGCTTGCGAGCGAACACACTGGGAATGAGCGGACACAGGATACGGAACAGAACGGGGGGTTTTGA
- a CDS encoding SDR family NAD(P)-dependent oxidoreductase, with amino-acid sequence MAVKAYDLTGRTAFVTGAASGIGRASAVLLAEAGAAVHCADRDAQGLHDTATLIKARGGTGRTHHLDVTDREQLRRAVASCERLDVMAAVAGIMHSSPVLETRDEDLDRVLNVNFKGVLYACQEAARAMLAQHTKGSIITMASGAVDTGGPGLLCYGAAKAAVVQLTKTLATEMGPHGIRVNAVAPGWIRTPMTDRHDTAAQTQTEAFMARMSPLGRVGEPEDIAHAVLHLASDASAFTTGQILRPNGGVAMPW; translated from the coding sequence ATGGCCGTCAAGGCGTACGACCTCACCGGACGCACCGCATTCGTCACCGGCGCCGCCAGCGGCATCGGCCGCGCCTCGGCCGTCCTGCTCGCCGAGGCAGGCGCCGCAGTGCACTGCGCCGACCGCGACGCACAGGGCCTGCACGACACGGCGACCCTGATCAAGGCGCGCGGCGGCACCGGCCGCACCCACCACCTGGACGTCACCGACCGGGAACAGCTCCGCCGAGCCGTCGCCTCCTGCGAGCGGCTCGACGTGATGGCCGCGGTCGCCGGGATCATGCACAGCAGCCCGGTCCTGGAGACCCGCGACGAGGACCTCGACCGGGTACTGAACGTCAACTTCAAGGGCGTGCTGTACGCCTGCCAGGAGGCCGCCCGCGCGATGCTCGCGCAGCACACGAAGGGCAGCATCATCACCATGGCCTCCGGCGCCGTCGACACCGGTGGCCCCGGCCTGCTCTGCTACGGCGCGGCCAAGGCGGCGGTCGTGCAGCTGACGAAGACGCTGGCGACGGAGATGGGCCCACACGGCATCCGCGTCAACGCGGTCGCCCCGGGCTGGATCCGCACCCCCATGACCGACCGCCACGACACCGCGGCGCAGACACAGACCGAGGCGTTCATGGCCCGGATGTCGCCGCTGGGCCGGGTCGGCGAACCGGAGGACATAGCCCACGCCGTGCTGCACCTGGCGTCCGACGCCTCGGCCTTCACGACGGGGCAGATCCTGCGTCCGAACGGCGGTGTGGCGATGCCGTGGTAG
- a CDS encoding Fpg/Nei family DNA glycosylase translates to MPEGDTVWQTARRLHTALAGKTLTRTDFRVPKYATVDLTGRAVLDVTPRGKHLLTRIEGGLTVHSHLGMEGSWKVYADQQRWTGGPAHQIRVILAAAPTPAATPAVDTDPATDAHPARTAVGYRLPVLDLLRTTEEHRAVGHLGPDLLGPDWDPDRALANLLTDPARPLGEALLDQRNLAGIGNVYKSELCFLLRVTPWLPVAALPAEHTAQLPVLAKKLLEANRDRPIRSTTGRRGQDLFVYGRAGHPCLRCNSPIRVADQGDGSRERPTYWCPNCQAGPAPGPVPGAASSRRTQHRPTN, encoded by the coding sequence ATGCCCGAAGGCGACACGGTCTGGCAGACCGCGAGACGGCTCCACACCGCGCTCGCGGGCAAGACGCTGACCCGCACCGACTTCCGGGTGCCGAAGTACGCCACGGTCGACCTCACGGGCCGCGCCGTCCTGGACGTCACACCACGCGGCAAGCACCTCCTCACCCGCATCGAGGGCGGCCTCACAGTGCACTCGCACCTCGGCATGGAAGGCTCCTGGAAGGTGTACGCCGACCAGCAGCGCTGGACAGGCGGCCCCGCCCACCAGATCCGCGTGATCCTCGCCGCCGCCCCCACCCCCGCGGCCACCCCCGCCGTCGACACCGACCCCGCAACCGACGCCCACCCCGCCCGCACGGCCGTCGGCTACCGCCTCCCCGTCCTGGACCTCCTGCGCACCACCGAAGAGCACCGCGCCGTCGGCCACCTCGGCCCCGACCTCCTGGGCCCGGACTGGGACCCCGACCGCGCCCTCGCCAACCTCCTCACGGACCCCGCCCGCCCCCTCGGTGAGGCCCTGCTGGACCAGCGCAACCTCGCCGGCATCGGCAATGTCTACAAGAGCGAGCTCTGCTTCCTGCTCCGCGTCACCCCCTGGCTCCCCGTAGCCGCACTCCCCGCCGAACACACCGCCCAACTGCCCGTACTCGCCAAGAAGCTCCTGGAAGCCAACCGCGACCGCCCGATCCGCAGTACGACGGGCCGCCGCGGCCAGGACCTCTTCGTGTACGGCCGCGCCGGCCACCCCTGCCTGCGCTGCAACTCCCCGATCCGCGTGGCCGACCAGGGCGACGGCTCCCGCGAGCGCCCCACCTACTGGTGCCCGAACTGCCAGGCCGGCCCGGCCCCAGGCCCAGTGCCCGGCGCGGCCTCGTCGCGCAGAACTCAGCACCGTCCCACCAATTGA
- a CDS encoding helix-turn-helix domain-containing protein translates to MILLRRLLGDVLRRQRQRQGRTLREVSSSARVSLGYLSEVERGQKEASSELLAAICDALDVRMSELMREVSDELALAELAQSAAATPSEPVPTSVRPMLGSVSVTGVPPERVTIKAPSEAVDVVAA, encoded by the coding sequence ATGATTCTGCTCCGTCGCCTGCTGGGTGACGTGCTGCGTCGGCAGCGCCAGCGCCAGGGCCGTACTCTGCGCGAAGTCTCCTCGTCCGCCCGAGTCTCACTCGGCTATCTCTCCGAGGTGGAGCGGGGGCAGAAGGAGGCTTCCTCCGAGCTGCTTGCCGCGATCTGCGACGCGCTGGACGTACGGATGTCCGAGCTCATGCGGGAAGTGAGCGACGAGCTCGCCCTCGCCGAGCTGGCCCAGTCTGCAGCTGCCACCCCCAGCGAGCCTGTACCCACGTCGGTGCGACCGATGCTGGGTTCCGTGTCGGTGACCGGTGTGCCACCGGAACGGGTGACCATCAAGGCGCCTTCCGAGGCGGTGGACGTGGTCGCCGCGTGA
- a CDS encoding RodZ domain-containing protein, giving the protein MSIGNSPEDERPFEDVSEEARPSIGRALQQARIDAGLTVDDVSNATRVRIAIVHAIEAENFAACGGDVYARGHIRTLAKAVHLDPAPLLAQYDASHGGRPAPTPAAPLFEAERIRPERRGPNWTAAMVAAIVAVVGFVGFTAVKGEDGGGKSSVAEGGSTPTADKTTPTPKTDKPKDPKPSDSAIAAVPQDKVTVQVSAADGRSWVGVKDHNGKLLFDGLLKQGDSKTFQDGEKINLVLGDAGAIDLYVNGKKIEDDWQPGAVERLTYTKGDPQAG; this is encoded by the coding sequence GTGTCCATCGGCAACTCCCCTGAAGACGAGCGTCCGTTCGAAGACGTGTCCGAGGAAGCCCGCCCCTCGATCGGCCGTGCCCTCCAGCAGGCGCGCATCGACGCAGGGCTGACCGTCGACGACGTCAGTAACGCCACCCGGGTCCGCATCGCCATCGTGCATGCCATCGAGGCGGAAAACTTTGCTGCCTGCGGTGGCGACGTGTACGCCCGAGGCCACATCCGGACCCTGGCCAAAGCCGTCCACCTCGATCCGGCCCCGCTTCTCGCCCAGTACGACGCCTCGCACGGCGGACGACCGGCGCCGACCCCGGCTGCCCCCCTGTTCGAGGCGGAGCGCATCCGGCCCGAGCGGCGCGGGCCCAACTGGACCGCGGCCATGGTCGCCGCGATCGTCGCCGTGGTCGGGTTCGTCGGGTTCACCGCGGTCAAGGGCGAGGACGGGGGCGGCAAGTCGTCGGTCGCCGAGGGCGGCTCGACGCCGACGGCCGACAAGACCACGCCCACCCCGAAGACCGACAAGCCCAAGGACCCGAAGCCGTCGGACAGCGCCATCGCCGCCGTCCCGCAGGACAAGGTGACCGTCCAGGTCAGCGCCGCCGACGGCAGGAGCTGGGTCGGTGTCAAGGACCACAACGGCAAGCTGCTCTTCGACGGACTCCTCAAGCAGGGCGACTCCAAGACCTTCCAGGACGGCGAGAAGATCAACCTCGTCCTCGGTGACGCGGGTGCGATCGACCTGTACGTCAACGGCAAGAAGATCGAGGACGACTGGCAGCCGGGCGCCGTGGAGCGCCTCACGTACACGAAGGGCGACCCGCAGGCCGGATAA
- the rimO gene encoding 30S ribosomal protein S12 methylthiotransferase RimO, whose protein sequence is MSERRTVALVTLGCARNEVDSEELAGRLEADGWDLVEDAGDADVAVVNTCGFVDAAKKDSVDALLEANDLKGHGRTQAVVAVGCMAERYGKELAKALPEADGVLGFDDYANISDRLQTILNGGIHASHTPRDRRKLLPISPAERQESAAAVALPGHAPVDLPEGLAPASGPRAPLRRRLDGAPVASVKLASGCDRRCSFCAIPSFRGSFISRRPSDVLNETRWLAEQGVKEIMLVSENNTSYGKDLGDIRLLESLLPELAEVDGIERVRVSYLQPAEMRPGLIDVLTSTPKIAPYFDLSFQHSAPGVLRAMRRFGDTDRFLELLDTIRGKAPQAGVRSNFIVGFPGETEADLAELERFLNGARLDAIGVFGYSDEDGTEAATYDNKLDEDVVAERLARVSRLAEELVSQRAEERLGETVHVLVESVGSEDSAEGAYGRGAHQAPETDGQVLLTSGEGLSVGRMVEAKVVGTEGVDLVAEPLQGMLACSEEAGR, encoded by the coding sequence ATGTCTGAACGCCGTACCGTCGCACTGGTCACTCTTGGCTGCGCCCGTAACGAGGTGGACTCGGAGGAGCTCGCAGGCCGCTTGGAGGCGGACGGCTGGGACCTTGTGGAGGACGCCGGGGACGCGGATGTCGCCGTCGTCAACACGTGCGGCTTCGTCGACGCCGCCAAGAAGGACTCCGTCGACGCCCTCCTGGAGGCCAACGACCTCAAGGGGCATGGGAGAACCCAGGCCGTCGTGGCGGTGGGCTGCATGGCCGAGCGGTACGGCAAGGAACTCGCCAAGGCCCTCCCCGAGGCCGACGGCGTGCTCGGCTTCGACGATTACGCGAACATCTCGGACCGCCTGCAGACCATCCTGAACGGCGGCATCCACGCCTCCCACACCCCGCGCGACCGGCGCAAACTGCTGCCGATCAGTCCGGCCGAGCGGCAGGAGTCCGCGGCCGCGGTCGCGCTTCCCGGGCATGCGCCCGTGGATCTTCCGGAGGGGCTCGCTCCGGCCTCCGGCCCCCGTGCGCCGCTGCGCCGCCGTCTCGACGGTGCCCCGGTCGCCTCGGTGAAGCTCGCCTCCGGCTGCGACCGGCGGTGCTCCTTCTGCGCCATCCCGTCCTTCCGCGGCTCCTTCATCTCGCGCCGCCCCAGCGACGTGCTGAACGAGACGCGGTGGCTCGCCGAGCAGGGCGTCAAGGAGATCATGCTGGTCTCCGAGAACAACACGTCCTACGGCAAGGACCTGGGCGACATCCGCCTGCTGGAGTCCCTCCTGCCGGAGCTGGCAGAGGTCGACGGCATCGAGCGTGTCCGCGTCAGCTACCTCCAGCCGGCCGAGATGCGGCCCGGCCTCATCGACGTGCTGACCTCGACGCCGAAGATCGCCCCGTACTTCGACCTGTCCTTCCAGCACTCCGCGCCCGGCGTGCTGCGCGCGATGCGCCGCTTCGGCGACACCGACCGCTTCCTGGAGCTGCTCGACACCATCCGCGGCAAGGCTCCCCAGGCCGGCGTGCGCTCCAACTTCATCGTGGGATTCCCCGGCGAGACCGAGGCCGACCTGGCCGAGCTGGAGCGGTTCCTGAACGGCGCGCGGCTGGATGCCATCGGTGTCTTCGGGTACTCCGACGAGGACGGCACGGAAGCCGCGACGTACGACAACAAGCTCGACGAGGACGTCGTCGCCGAACGGCTGGCGCGTGTCTCCCGGCTCGCCGAGGAACTCGTCTCGCAGCGGGCCGAGGAGCGCCTCGGGGAGACCGTGCACGTGCTCGTCGAGTCGGTCGGCTCCGAGGACTCGGCGGAGGGCGCGTACGGCCGTGGCGCGCACCAGGCGCCGGAGACGGACGGCCAGGTGCTGCTCACGAGCGGCGAAGGGCTGAGCGTCGGTCGTATGGTCGAGGCGAAGGTGGTCGGCACGGAAGGTGTCGACCTGGTGGCCGAGCCGCTGCAGGGCATGCTCGCGTGTAGTGAGGAGGCGGGCAGATGA